The Ruania halotolerans genome contains the following window.
GCCAGATCGTGGTTCCGGCCGGCCCGGCAGGGGACCGGATGGACGCCTCGACCGGCGGCCGGTTCGAATCCGGGATCGTCTTCTCCTCCAGTGCCGCCGAATCGGAGAACTTCGTGGCGATGCTGCAGTACATCGATTGGCTGTACTACTCCGATGAGGGCCTCGAGTTCGCCAAGTGGGGTGTGGAGGGTGAGACCTACACGGTGGCCGACGACGGTACCCGCACCCTGGCCGAGAGCATCGACATCAACGGACTCAACCCGGGAGCGCCGGAGGCGCTGAACACCGACTATGGCTACCACAACGGTGTGTGGATGCTCGCGCACGGTTCCACGCAGGACCTGCTCGACTCCATGCTGCGCCCCGAAGTGGTGGAGTTCCGGGCGGCGATGAACGAGAAGGAGGTGGCCGATCCCGGCCCGGCGATCCTGATGGATGAGCTCGAGCGGGAGCAGGCCTCTCTGCAACAGTCGAGTTTGCAGGACATCGTCATGCAGAACACCTCGGCCTTCATCCTTGGCCAGCGTCCGATGGAGGAGTGGGACGAGTACGTGGCCGAGCTGGAAGGCGCGGGCATGAACGACTATGTGGAGCTCGTGAACGGCGCCGCTGCAGAATGACTGTGATGGCACCAGCGAGCACACCTCTGCCCGGGGAACCGGGCAGAGGTGTGCTCGGCCGCACCACCACATGGATCCACTGGGCGCTCACCCTCACCGTGCTGTGTGCCCTGGCCAGCGCACCCGGTCTGGTGCTCCTGGCGCTCCTCGACGGCGGCCGGTCGCCCTGGGCGTTGGCCCTTGGCCTGCTGCCGGCCGGCCCGGCGTTCTCAGCGACCTTGTTCGCCTGGCGGGCACGCGGCCGGGGCGATGCCGAGGACGGTGGGGCGCCTGCGCCATGGCGCTCGTTCCGCCGCGGCTACGCGGGCGGGATCGCGGACGTGCTGCGGATCTGGGTGCCGATGCTCATGGTGCTGGCCGTGCTTGCCACCTCGGCCGCGAACATCGACGACGCCGGAGTACCCGGCGCCTATGTGGGCGTGCTCGCCGTGATCGGGCTTGGCGTTCTGCTCAGCGGTGCGCAGGCGATCGTGATCGCCACCTGCTTCTCCTTCCGCACCCGCGACGCCGTCCGGCTGGCCGTGCACCACGTCTTCCGGATGCCCTTCGTGACGGTAGGCGTGCTGGCCCTGGTGATCTGCGCCGTCGGGGTGCTTTGGCAGGCCGGCGACGGTCCGCTGGTGCTCCTCGGGGCCATGTTCGCCCTCGCCCTGTGGCGCATCGACATGCCGCTGATCGCACGCATCGAGCGCGACTTCACCCTCCCCACCCCGAATAACACACCCCCCACCACCCCCTAGCCCCACCACCCCCTAGCCGCGAGTGCTCTGCTTTTCGCTCACCTAGTGAGATATAGGCGAGATCGGCCGCACTCGACTCACGTTCAGGGCATGAAACGGCCAGGCAGTGCACGAGACGATCAGGAGATTCATGCGCGCCCCTCGCACCTCGAAGATTCTCTACGGCGGCGACTACAACCCCGAACAGTGGTCGGCCGAGATCTGGGACGTCGACTACGCGGCTTTCGAGCTCGCCCGGATCGACACCCTCACGTTGGGAGTGTTCACCTGGTCGCTACTGCAGCCCGATGAAGAGACCTACGATTTCACCGCACTGGACGCCGCCGTGCAGCGCGCCGTGACCGAGGGAAAGCAGATCGTGCTCGCCACGGCGACCGGCGGCATGCCGCCGTGGCTGGGCAAGACCTACCCCGAGGTGAACCGGACCGACTTCGAGGGGCGGCGGCACGTGTACGGGCAGCGGCACAACCACTGCCCGAGCTCGCCGGTATTCCGCCGCCTGTCTGCGGCGCTCGCGGACCGGATCGCGCAGCGGTACACCGGGACGCCCGGATTGGTGGCCTGGCATGTGGGCAATGAGTACGGCGGACCGGACGGCTCCTGTTATTGCCAGAACTGTGCCGCTGGCTACCGCGAGTGGCTGGCGCAGCGGTACGGATCCCTCGAGGCGCTGAACGAGGCATGGAACACCACCTTCTGGTCGCACCGCTATAGCGCCTGGGACCAGATCGAGGTGCCGAACGCGCTCAGCGAGCACTGGCGCGGCCCGAACCACACGGCCTTCCAAGGGAACACCCTCGACTTCCGGCGATTCATGTCTGAGGCCCTGCTGCGTAACTTCCGCGACGAGAAGGAGCGCATCCGCGCCCACGACGCTGACACCCCGGTCACCACCAACTTCATGGGCGCATTCCGCCCGATCGACTACCACCGGTGGAGTGAGCACCTCGACTTCGCCACCTGGGACAACTACCCGCCCGGGCGGGACAAACACGTCCGGATGGCCTTCACCCACGATCTGATGCGCGGGCTCAAGGGCGGCGAACCGTTCTGGGTGATGGAACAGACCCCCACGATTACCGCCAGCCGGGACGTGAATCCGGTCAAGCGCCCCGGCGTGCTGGGACTGTGGTCCTGGCAGGGGATCGCCCATGGCGCGGACGCGATGTTGTACTTCCAGATGCGCGCCTCCCGCGGCGCCTGCGAGAAATACCACGGCGCCGTGCTCGACCACGCCGGACGCACCGACTCTCGCCCGTTCCGCGAGGTGGCCGCTCTGGGCGAACAACTTGAGCAGCTCGGCGATGCGGTGGTCGGTGCGCGCACCCCGGCGAAGGTCGCGCTGATCGTGGACTGGGACAACTGGTGGACCACCGAGATCACCGACGGCTTCAACCGGCACGTCAGCTATCTCGCCACCGTGCTCGGCTACTACGACGCCGTATGGAACGCGGGTGCGCAGGTGGACGTGGTGCCGATGACGGCGGACCTCACCACCTACGACGTGGTCCTCGCTCCGCAGCTGCACCTGCTCAAGGGTGACATCGCCGACCGGCTGCATGCGGTGGCGCAGCGGGGCGGGACCGTGCTCACGTCGTTCTGGGCGGGCCGGGTGGACGAGTCCGCGAATGCCTTCCTGATGGACGCGCCCGGGCCGCTCGCACCCACCCTCGGGATCCGGGTGGAAGAGATCGACTCCGCCGGGCCGGGGGAGACGAACCCGGTCACCTTGGCGCTGGAGGAGGGGTCGGTTGATGCTGCTGCCGCGTTGGTGATGGAGCTGATCGTGCCCACCGGCGCGGAGGTGATCGGCACCTATGGCGCCGACTTCTACGCGGGCACCCCCGCCGTCACGAAGAACACCGTGGGTGCCGGGCAGGCCTGGTACGTGGGAGCCGGGCTTGATGCGATCGGGCTGCGAGCGATTCTGCGGCAGGTGCTCGCCGGGCACGGCCTGATCGGCCCCTACGCCGGCACACCTGATCTGGAGCACGCGGTGCGCGAGCGGGTCGGTGCTCGGAACGAGGGAGACGGTGAGATCGAGCGGGTGCACTTCCTGCTCAACCACGGGGGCGTGCCGGTGCGGGTGCCCGCACACGTCGGCGGGCAGAACCTGCTCACCGGCGCCGAGATCCACGCTGGCGAGAGTCTCGTCCTGGATCCGACCGATGTTGTCGTCATCCTTGAGGCCTGACCGACCGGTCAGCTGGAATCCTCCGGGCTTTTCTTGACTCGATCGACGCGATCCCGCCGATGGGGGCCACACGTCACGTGAGCGCGGCGGTCCAGGTGAGGACGGCGCCGCCCTGCTTGTGGCCGCCCGCTCCGTCAATGCTGTTGTCTCCACCTGCCACGAGCGTGCACTCGCCACCGTGGCGGCGGGCCCGTCCGGCGAGGTTCGCCAGCCCGGAGTGACGGTCGGCCGCCGGGTCAGGGCCGACGCCGTCGTCGGTGACGGTAATGGTGAGTACACCCGCCTGCGCCACGAGCGCGACCCGCACATGGCCGGCACGGGCATGCCGGGCGGCATTGGCGAGCCCTTCGCGCACCACGGCCACGACGTCGTCGGCGAGGTCCTCCATCCCACCCGCTGCCAGCTCGGCTGCAGTCGCGTCGTCGAACGTGACCGAGGTGGCCAGCCCCAGATCGGTCCGGCCCAGGGCGGCTTCGGCCTCCACCCGTTCGGTCAGTGGTGCGTTCTCGGCATCAGTGCGTAGGGCGTGCACGATCCGCCGGATCTGCCCGACGGCCTCGTCCACTCCGTCCAGGGCCGCCTCCAGGTCTCCAGTCAGCGCCGCCGGCGCGGGAGCGGGTGAGCCAAGGAGTCGCTGCTGTGCTTGGCCCAGGCGCAGTCCGGTAGCGAACAGATGCTGGATCGCCAGGTCGTGCAGATCCCGCGCGATCCGGCTGCGTTCGGAGAGCAATGCCGCCAGATCCTGTGCCTGCCGCGACTCCGAGAGCGTGATCGCCAGGGCCGCCTGGCGGGCAATCGACTCGGCGATGGTCAGCTCGTTCTCGGTGAATTCGCCGGCGCCGGTGTGCCGCAGCAGAATGAGCACGCCGAGGCCGTGGTCACCGGCCATCAACGGTGCGTACAAGGACGGCCCGTACCGGCCGAACTGCGGCACACGCAGATTCCGCGCCCGGGCGAAGGAGTCCACGATGATCCCGTGGCCGTCCCGGAGCACGGTCATCGCCCGCCCGTTCGACGGCATCACGATGCCGACCAGGTCACCCACCGGGTCACCGTCGGCGAATTCGATCACCCAGTCCTGCCCGAGACCCGGCAGTACGATCACCGCCGTATCGGCGCGCGCCACCTGCCGCACCCGCGCCGCGATCAGCTCGAGCGCCTCCTCGATATCGGTACCGGAGAGCAGGGTGGTGGTGATCTCCTGCCCGACGGCGAGCCACCGTTCCCGCGTGCGTGCCGCCGCGTAGAGGCGTGCGTTCTGCACGGCGATCCCGGCAGCGGCGGCGAGCATGCGGACCTGGTCGGCGTCG
Protein-coding sequences here:
- a CDS encoding glycosyltransferase yields the protein MAPASTPLPGEPGRGVLGRTTTWIHWALTLTVLCALASAPGLVLLALLDGGRSPWALALGLLPAGPAFSATLFAWRARGRGDAEDGGAPAPWRSFRRGYAGGIADVLRIWVPMLMVLAVLATSAANIDDAGVPGAYVGVLAVIGLGVLLSGAQAIVIATCFSFRTRDAVRLAVHHVFRMPFVTVGVLALVICAVGVLWQAGDGPLVLLGAMFALALWRIDMPLIARIERDFTLPTPNNTPPTTP
- a CDS encoding beta-galactosidase, with protein sequence MRAPRTSKILYGGDYNPEQWSAEIWDVDYAAFELARIDTLTLGVFTWSLLQPDEETYDFTALDAAVQRAVTEGKQIVLATATGGMPPWLGKTYPEVNRTDFEGRRHVYGQRHNHCPSSPVFRRLSAALADRIAQRYTGTPGLVAWHVGNEYGGPDGSCYCQNCAAGYREWLAQRYGSLEALNEAWNTTFWSHRYSAWDQIEVPNALSEHWRGPNHTAFQGNTLDFRRFMSEALLRNFRDEKERIRAHDADTPVTTNFMGAFRPIDYHRWSEHLDFATWDNYPPGRDKHVRMAFTHDLMRGLKGGEPFWVMEQTPTITASRDVNPVKRPGVLGLWSWQGIAHGADAMLYFQMRASRGACEKYHGAVLDHAGRTDSRPFREVAALGEQLEQLGDAVVGARTPAKVALIVDWDNWWTTEITDGFNRHVSYLATVLGYYDAVWNAGAQVDVVPMTADLTTYDVVLAPQLHLLKGDIADRLHAVAQRGGTVLTSFWAGRVDESANAFLMDAPGPLAPTLGIRVEEIDSAGPGETNPVTLALEEGSVDAAAALVMELIVPTGAEVIGTYGADFYAGTPAVTKNTVGAGQAWYVGAGLDAIGLRAILRQVLAGHGLIGPYAGTPDLEHAVRERVGARNEGDGEIERVHFLLNHGGVPVRVPAHVGGQNLLTGAEIHAGESLVLDPTDVVVILEA
- a CDS encoding sensor histidine kinase, yielding MTSGPNGRTAPLLNAVLSVTSHLELHEVLHNVIEAAADLTGAPYSAIDVLDAAGEVESHLQTGNAPDVHALLTHPHGVEVLEAIGTEPMVLEDLIDHPRFADLPPGHPRTARFLGVQVRIRDQTYGRLYLAGKAEPFTADDADQVRMLAAAAGIAVQNARLYAAARTRERWLAVGQEITTTLLSGTDIEEALELIAARVRQVARADTAVIVLPGLGQDWVIEFADGDPVGDLVGIVMPSNGRAMTVLRDGHGIIVDSFARARNLRVPQFGRYGPSLYAPLMAGDHGLGVLILLRHTGAGEFTENELTIAESIARQAALAITLSESRQAQDLAALLSERSRIARDLHDLAIQHLFATGLRLGQAQQRLLGSPAPAPAALTGDLEAALDGVDEAVGQIRRIVHALRTDAENAPLTERVEAEAALGRTDLGLATSVTFDDATAAELAAGGMEDLADDVVAVVREGLANAARHARAGHVRVALVAQAGVLTITVTDDGVGPDPAADRHSGLANLAGRARRHGGECTLVAGGDNSIDGAGGHKQGGAVLTWTAALT